The region CACGGAAGGCCTCCTGCAAGCGGTCCAGCTCAGACGAGGACATCGCCATGTAGACCGCGCCCTTGGTCGCCGTCAGGATTTGCTGACAGGCGGCCTGGAGGAATACGCCGAAGTCCGAGCCCAAGTTGTCGTTGAGGATTGGGCGGTGCTTGCCGCGCAGCTTGTCCTTGGGGTTGTTGGCGTAATCGACGTTGTAAGGCGGATCAGTGAACGTCATGTCCACCAGCTCATCGCCGAGCAGGGCGGCGTAATCGTCGCTGCTGGTGGCATCGCCGCACAGCACCTTGTGGCCACCACAGATCCAGACGTCTCCGGGGCGCGAAACCGGATGCTCGGTCGGCTCCGGCACCTCGTCATCATCGGTTAGACCGGCCTGGTCATCGATCAGCAGGTCATCCAGCTCGTCTTCGGTGAAGCCCAACAGATCCAGATCGAACTCCGCGTCGCGAAGCTCGGCCAACTCCAGCTTCAGCAGTTCCTCGTCCCAACCAGCATTCTCAGCCAACCGGTTATCGGCGATGACGTAGGCGCGTTTCTGTGCCGGGGTTAGGTGTGCCAGTTCGATCACCGGCACCTGCGCAAGTCCGAGTTGGCGTGCGGCAAGCAGTCGACCGTGGCCGGCGATGATGCCACTGGTTCCATCGACCAGGATCGGATTGGTCCAGCCGAACTCCACGATGCTGGCGGCAATCTGCGCGACCTGCGCGTCGGAGTGCGTTCGTGCGTTCCGCGCAAATGGAATGAGCGCCTCGATCGGGCGCTGTTCGATCTGAAGGCTCAAGGGAGGTCCGAATGCGAACCGGGTTGCAGGGGCTGCAAACCCGAATGAAAGGATTGACGCTAGCGGGGTTTTGCGGCTTGGCCCCCCGCTTCAGGAATCGCTCAGGAAGGACCCGCGATTTCTGGCCGAAAGGCGCAACGTGCAGCCCGACGTGGGCAGCGGACGGTGGAGGCTGGGGCCCCGTGGGCAGAGATACGTGAGCCGTGTGTGCTCGACGTGTGCGCCTTCGGCGCCTGCCTCAAAGATTGAAAGCAAGGCGGTATTCTATTGCCTCATTGCTCAGCGGTACTAACTAGAAACAGGTGATTCAATGTCCTGGCAGGACGAATTTGCGACCTTGCTTTGCTCAATCAATAGCGATCTTAATGATCTACAGAAAGCCTACCAACTGAAGCACGACAATCTTCCCATTTCGATATTCAAGTATCGGAGTGTGGATAGTCGGTCATTGCAAAACCTTCGCGAGGGAACGGTTTGGCTTGCCGATCCAGCAACCCTGAACGACCCTTACGAATGCTCATTGTTGATTGATCCAGCGAGATTGCGACTTGATCTCACGAAGGTTTTGCCGGACGGGATTATTGAGCGCCTGGTTCGAGGTGGATTCCCCGAGGAGCTACTCGCTGCGTGTGATGATACGCAGGAAACACGTTCGGCCAAGATCGATGCGCTCTATGCCGGCCACTCAGTCGAGGAGCGAGAGAAGTTGAAGCCATTGCTACTTCGCTTCCTCGACGAGAACAACGAGTCTTTGGCACGCGAGTTTTCGGTGGCCCTACGAAGTTCTTTCAAGCTCTGCTCGTTCTCGGAACGTGTTGATTCGACACTGATGTGGTCACATTACGCGGATAGCCACAAAGGCTTCTGCATCGAGTACGACGTTCGATCTCTTCCAGAATCTGACCTGAGAGCGCGGTCCTTGTACCCGGTCCTTTACTCCGATGACATATTCGATGCCACGGAATTCTTCCAGCGTGATGCCGCAGAGCGAAATATTTGTCACTCAATTCTCGCTGGCCTTCTCAAGGCCAAGGACTGGAGCTATGAGCGCGAATGGCGACTGATGTTTCCGCATGGCCTTCTAGATTCCGCACGACCGTTCCGAATGCCTAGTCCGATCGGCGTTTATCTGGGAGCGCGCATCAGCAATGAAAGTGAAGCTTCCGTGCGAGAGGCATGTGAATCATTGGGTGTCCCGGTATGGAACATGCAGCATTCGGCACGTCGGTTTCAGATCGAGGTCGCTAGGTAGTCCCTAACAGCATCGGGTGACCAGCTTGCGCAACGCACCGCGATCAGCATGCCGACTAGGCTAGGGCAAAACCGGGGTAGTTGGGACACCCCGATTTCGCAACCTTGGGGACACGAGGTGACATGCGGTGTCAGCAGGACAAAGGCACCGCCGATACTTCCAACGACGCCGTAGAGAAGCGGGGCAGCGGCCCATTGAGGTGAACGGTCACCAGCACCAGGGCGTGTTGCCAACGACGCCACGCCGTCTTGCGGATCAGCCCCGTGCGTGTGCAGACTTCGCGCCACGGCACCTGCTGGGCCCGCAGCCAGACCAGGCGTCGTTGCTCCTCGTCCAGCCACCGCAGCCACCGCACGGTCTCGCCGAATCGGTCGATCGCCGCAGGCGATGCGGCGAAGCGCAGGACAATCCGTTCGTCGGCATAGCCCTCCCACGATTGTCGCTGGATGTCCGGCCAGTACGATGCATAGCCCTGCACCTTCGCCGCCGGCAACCTGCGGGCCGTGATGGCGGCTTCTTGGAACTGATCTGCGACTTTCTGCACGGTCCACTCAGTCATGCGCCTTCTCCCGCTTTCCGTACAGGCGCTCGGCAATCTGGCTCAGTAGTTGCCGCTCCACCCAGTCCAGGCGTGTGTCCTCGGCCGATACGACGAGCAAGCCTTGGTCGCGCCAGCCCTCTCGCTTAAGCCGATCCAGATCCAGCGTCTGCGGCACGAAGCGCCCCAGCGGCGAACGGTATCGGAACTCGGACACGATCATGCCGTCGCCTCCTGCGCGATAGCCCAATGCAGCAGCGCGAGGGCGTCGGCTTCGTTGTCATCCTCCGGCCGATGGCCCCAACGTTTCGCCGCTTCGATCATCGCCGCCTTGTCGGCATTGCCCTTTCCGGTGGCGAACTTCTTGATCGTGCCGACCGGCACGCCCTGGTACGGAATGGCGTGACGCTCACACCACGCGGTGAGCTGCGCCAGGAAGCCGCCGTAGACGTGCGCGGCATCGACGCCGCGGTGGCGACGCACCTCCTCGAAGTAGAGCGTCGAGGGCGGGCCTGCGAAGCGCCACAGATCATCGAGCCATCGGACGAAGCGGAGGTAACGCATGCCGCCGCCCTCGAAGCGGCCGACCTTGAAGTGCTCGGTGCCGCTCATGGCCTGACCGGATAGGCGCAGCGCCCAACCCAGCGTCGTGCCCAAGTCGAGCGCCACCAGTGTCGGCGAGGTGTCCCCGACGACCTGGGTGGCGGATGGGGCAGGGTTGCCGGTCAATGCGCGTGTGTGCGCGCGCACGCACACATGAGAGGGAACCGGCATCTCTGCCCCATCCGCCACCCTCTCGCATAAGTCATTGATTTTAGCCACGGCTCACGCCTCCGAACTGTGTGAAGGATTTCGGCTTCAAACTCAAGCCGGCGAAATAGCGCGCCCCCTTGCCGCCCTTGTACTTGGTGAACTGACGCGTGGTGAGAAGATCCGAGAAGCGCTTGACCGAGCCCACGAACTCACCGCTGCCTTCGGCCCAATCGCGCCAGTCGGCGAACAGATCGGCGACGAGCGCCTTCGACTGCGCATGCACAAAGCAGCGCTCTTCGATCCAATGTCCGAGCGCGTCCTCGCCTTCGAAATACTCCTCGGTGGCATCGACCACGCACTGCGGCGGGCGCAGACCGACCCCCTGCCATTGCAGGCAGCCATCAACGGCCCAGGTCATGATCCCGTCGCGCTCGGCCAGCAGTTTCTCGGTCAGACGCTTGTCTCGCCGCTCGGGCGGGATGGTGACGGTGAACGGCACCAGGTGTAGGCGGCGCTTCATTGCCTCGTCGGCATTGCGGATCGCTGGCTTGTGATTGCCGGCCACCACCAGCTTGAACTGCGGCGTGTACTCGAAAAAGTCCTGCCGCATGAATCGCGCACTGACGGTATCGCCGCCGGTAATCGACTTGAGCTTGGACTCGTTCCAGCGCCGGCCCTGCTCAGTCTCGCTGGCGGACACGAAGCGCGCACCACGCAGGCCGGCCAGTTCGGTCGGATGGCGGTCGTGACGCGATTCCATGAACGTGTCCATCGGCGCGTTCGTCCCGTAGTCGCCGAGAATCGTCGCCAGCACGTTCACGAACACAGACTTGCCGTTAGCCCCGGTGCCGTACAGGAAGAACAGCGCGTGCTCGCGGGTTACACCGGTCAGGCAGTAGCCGGCAACCCGTTGCAAGTACGAGGCCAATTCGACATCGCCGCCGGTCGCATCGTCCAGGAAGTTCCGCCAAGTCGGGCAGTCTCCCTGCGGACTCGCCGTGGTTAGCTTAGTCATATGCTCGCCCCGGGCATGTCGACGCAACGTTCCATCCCGCAGATCCACGATCCCTCGCGGCGTGTTTAGCGCCCACAAATCGCTGTCCCAATCCTCGGCCCGAGAGGCGTGACGGGGATCGCTACGGGCCAAGCGCTCAACGCCGCTCACGGTCGAAGCCGACGCCAGCTTTGAACGCTGCGAGGGCTTGTCGGAGAACGCTTGCGCTGCTCGGCAGACGCCGCGCACGAGATGCTGCAGGACCAACGCCCGATCCGGATTCCA is a window of Lysobacter antibioticus DNA encoding:
- a CDS encoding DUF6362 family protein, with amino-acid sequence MTEWTVQKVADQFQEAAITARRLPAAKVQGYASYWPDIQRQSWEGYADERIVLRFAASPAAIDRFGETVRWLRWLDEEQRRLVWLRAQQVPWREVCTRTGLIRKTAWRRWQHALVLVTVHLNGPLPRFSTASLEVSAVPLSC
- a CDS encoding DUF2971 domain-containing protein, producing the protein MSWQDEFATLLCSINSDLNDLQKAYQLKHDNLPISIFKYRSVDSRSLQNLREGTVWLADPATLNDPYECSLLIDPARLRLDLTKVLPDGIIERLVRGGFPEELLAACDDTQETRSAKIDALYAGHSVEEREKLKPLLLRFLDENNESLAREFSVALRSSFKLCSFSERVDSTLMWSHYADSHKGFCIEYDVRSLPESDLRARSLYPVLYSDDIFDATEFFQRDAAERNICHSILAGLLKAKDWSYEREWRLMFPHGLLDSARPFRMPSPIGVYLGARISNESEASVREACESLGVPVWNMQHSARRFQIEVAR
- a CDS encoding crossover junction endodeoxyribonuclease RuvC, with the translated sequence MPVPSHVCVRAHTRALTGNPAPSATQVVGDTSPTLVALDLGTTLGWALRLSGQAMSGTEHFKVGRFEGGGMRYLRFVRWLDDLWRFAGPPSTLYFEEVRRHRGVDAAHVYGGFLAQLTAWCERHAIPYQGVPVGTIKKFATGKGNADKAAMIEAAKRWGHRPEDDNEADALALLHWAIAQEATA
- a CDS encoding phage/plasmid primase, P4 family yields the protein MSTWNDFNDAEPASAPNGQTRRAEVRSALLLRLEALLAALFPDGKSRRGRFTIGDVHGATGDSLEIALTGDKAGLWNDHATGEGGDIFDLIAAQAGLDARQDFAAVLDRAADLAGHVPAPAADSSPNRRRSEPALDELGPHTGRWDYLSSDGELIACVYRYDPPEGKQYRPWDAKRRKHQAPMPRPLYNQPGVAAATEVVLVEGEKSADALIERGACATTSMNGANAPIEKTDWSPLCGKHVLIWPDKDKPGWEYAMQAAQAAFKAGADSCALLHPPDDKPLAWDAADAAQDGFDIDGFLRAGERTFLSPGNDDAPPPIDFDGLDWSSDDGLGLAFTRRYADDWSYCAAWGQWLSWTGTRWNPDRALVLQHLVRGVCRAAQAFSDKPSQRSKLASASTVSGVERLARSDPRHASRAEDWDSDLWALNTPRGIVDLRDGTLRRHARGEHMTKLTTASPQGDCPTWRNFLDDATGGDVELASYLQRVAGYCLTGVTREHALFFLYGTGANGKSVFVNVLATILGDYGTNAPMDTFMESRHDRHPTELAGLRGARFVSASETEQGRRWNESKLKSITGGDTVSARFMRQDFFEYTPQFKLVVAGNHKPAIRNADEAMKRRLHLVPFTVTIPPERRDKRLTEKLLAERDGIMTWAVDGCLQWQGVGLRPPQCVVDATEEYFEGEDALGHWIEERCFVHAQSKALVADLFADWRDWAEGSGEFVGSVKRFSDLLTTRQFTKYKGGKGARYFAGLSLKPKSFTQFGGVSRG
- a CDS encoding site-specific DNA-methyltransferase, whose product is MSLQIEQRPIEALIPFARNARTHSDAQVAQIAASIVEFGWTNPILVDGTSGIIAGHGRLLAARQLGLAQVPVIELAHLTPAQKRAYVIADNRLAENAGWDEELLKLELAELRDAEFDLDLLGFTEDELDDLLIDDQAGLTDDDEVPEPTEHPVSRPGDVWICGGHKVLCGDATSSDDYAALLGDELVDMTFTDPPYNVDYANNPKDKLRGKHRPILNDNLGSDFGVFLQAACQQILTATKGAVYMAMSSSELDRLQEAFRAAGGRWSTFIIWAKNKFTMGHADYQRQYEPILYGWRDGNDRFWCGARDQGDVWFIDRTSKNDLHPTMKPVALVERAIRNSSKSRDLILDPFGGSGTTMIACEKTGRRARLIELDPKYADVIVRRWQDHTGQAATRQSDGVLFEHAARDAEAETKTALA